One window of Nicotiana tomentosiformis chromosome 11, ASM39032v3, whole genome shotgun sequence genomic DNA carries:
- the LOC104113000 gene encoding uncharacterized protein translates to MIIQNLKKRLEAAKGKCPEELLGVLWAYQTMTKSSTGEIPFSLVYDAEALIPVEVGELTLRYFRMDEEATNEAMMVQLELLDERRDLAHIKMVAQKQRMEKYYNRRANLYYFKVDDLVLRKVTQKTRDLNAGKLGPTWEGPYRVSAVTGKGSYELENQDGVKLPSN, encoded by the coding sequence AtgattattcaaaatctcaaaaagaggttgGAAGCAGCCAAGGGCAAGTGTCCTGAAGAGTTACTGGGAGTACTATGGGCGTACCAGACGATGACTAAGTCAAGCACGGGAGAGATACCTTTCTCTCTTGTATACGATGCAGAAGCTCTGATCCCTGTGGAAGTAGGTGAACTGACCTTGCGGTACTTTAGAATGGACGAGGAAGCAACTAACGAGGCAATGATGGTCCAACTGGAGCTTCTTGATGAACGCAGAGACTTGGCGCACATAAAAATGGTGGCTCAGAAGCAAAGGATGGAAAAATACTATAACCGGAGGGCCAATCTCTATTACTTTAAAGTGGATGACTTGGTTTTGAGGAAAGTGACTCAGAAGACTCGGGATCTCAATGCAGGAAAGCTGGGTCCgacgtgggaaggcccctatcgggtttcagctgtcaccgggaAGGGATCATACGAACTAGAGaatcaagatggagtcaaattgCCGAGCAACTAG